A single region of the Nicotiana sylvestris chromosome 6, ASM39365v2, whole genome shotgun sequence genome encodes:
- the LOC104224041 gene encoding BEL1-like homeodomain protein 1 — MYYQGTSDNIHQAADGNIQTLYLMNPNYIHQGYSNDTQQQQHQHQHHQQQIIRHAPLQQAQQHFVGVPLPAVSLHDQNHAQLIHRLWNQSGGGGGNGSHHQSQIIPSSTVVSATSCGGSTTDLASQLGFQRPIIMSPTQQQQQQGGLSLSLSPQQQQISFNNISAQNQVGSNINRGLDGISSMVLGSKYLKAAQELLDEVVNVGKCIKGSELEKGELMNKESILPLASDVNTSNSGGESSSKQKNGVAELTTAQRQEFQMKKAKLVTMLEEVEQRYRQYHHQMQIIVSSFEQVAGIGSAKSYTQLALHAISKQFRCLKDAIVGQIKATSKSLGEEDQSLGEKIEGSRLKFVDHHLRQQRALQQLGMMQPNAWRPQRGLPERAVSVLRAWLFEHFLHPYPKDSDKIMLAKQTGLTRSQVSNWFINARVRLWKPMVEEMYLEEMKNNQEQNSSSEENKNKNESNKEKMVSKSSAPQESGTPTEIATSTISTPPTACGSSFQAAQAHNFSFLGSLNMENNTTTKKPRNHDMHNNSPSNILSSVDMAETKARDHQSKKGFNPLMDAAAVYTMGEFGRFNPHEQMAATNFHGNNGVSLTLGLPPNSENLSQQSYQNTIEFNRMSYENIDFQNKRFPSQILPDFVAGNLGT, encoded by the exons ATGTACTATCAAGGAACCTCGGATAATATTCATCAAGCCGCTGATGGTAATATTCAGACACTTTATCTGATGAACCCTAACTATATTCATCAAGGGTACAGTAAtgacacacaacaacaacaacaccaacaCCAACACCATCAGCAACAAATTATACGCCACGCGCCGCTGCAGCAGGCACAGCAGCACTTTGTCGGCGTCCCTCTTCCGGCAGTTAGTTTGCACGATCAGAATCATGCCCAGCTTATCCACCGTCTGTGGAACCaaagtggtggtggtggtggaaatGGAAGTCATCACCAATCCCAGATTATACCGTCATCCACGGTGGTTTCCGCCACCTCCTGTGGCGGCAGCACCACGGACTTGGCCTCTCAGTTGGGGTTCCAGAGGCCAATAATCATGTCGCcgacacaacaacaacaacaacaaggtgGTCTATCGCTAAGCCTTTCTCCTCAACAACAACAAATTAGTTTCAACAACATTTCAGCTCAGAATCAAGTTGGATCAAATATTAATAGAGGATTAGATGGAATTTCCAGCATGGTTTTAGGCTCTAAGTACCTGAAAGCTGCACAAGAGCTTCTAGATGAAGTTGTTAATGTTGGAAAATGTATCAAAGGAAGTGAATTGGAGAAGGGGGAATTAATGAATAAAGAATCAATACTGCCTTTGGCTAGTGATGTGAACACTAGTAATAGTGGAGGTGAAAGTAGCAGCAAGCAGAAAAATGGAGTTGCTGAACTTACAACTGCTCAAAGACAAGAATTTCAAATGAAGAAAGCCAAGCTTGTTACCATGCTTGAAGAG GTGGAGCAAAGGTACAGACAGTACCATCACCAAATGCAAATAATTGTATCATCATTCGAGCAAGTAGCAGGAATTGGATCTGCAAAATCATACACACAACTGGCTTTGCATGCAATTTCGAAGCAGTTCCGATGCTTAAAAGATGCTATTGTTGGACAAATAAAGGCCACGAGCAAGAGTTTGGGTGAAGAAGATCAAAGCTTAGGAGAGAAAATTGAAGGGTCACGACTTAAATTTGTAGACCATCATCTTAGGCAACAACGTGCACTTCAACAGCTAGGAATGATGCAACCAAATGCTTGGAGACCCCAAAGAGGTTTACCTGAAAGAGCTGTCTCTGTCCTTCGTGCTTGGCTtttcgagcattttcttcatcc TTATCCCAAGGATTCAGACAAAATCATGCTTGCGAAGCAAACCGGGCTAACAAGGAGCCAG GTCTCCAACTGGTTCATAAATGCTCGAGTTCGACTATGGAAGCCAATGGTGGAAGAAATGTACttggaagaaatgaagaataatCAAGAACAAAATAGCTCAtcagaagaaaacaaaaacaaaaatgaatcCAACAAAGAGAAAATGGTCTCAAAATCAAGTGCTCCACAAGAAAGTGGTACTCCAACAGAAATTGCAACCTCAACTATTTCAACTCCTCCTACTGCATGTGGCTCATCATTTCAAGCAGCACAAGCTCACAACTTTTCCTTTCTTGGTTCATTAAACATGGAAAATAATACTACTACTAAAAAGCCAAGAAATCATGACATGCATAATAATTCTCCAAGTAATATTCTTTCATCGGTAGACATGGCCGAAACCAAAGCTAGAGATCATCAATCAAAAAAAGGGTTCAATCCTTTAATGGATGCAGCAGCAGTATATACAATGGGAGAATTTGGAAGGTTTAATCCGCATGAACAAATGGCAGCAACAAATTTTCATGGAAATAATGGTGTCTCTCTTACTTTAGGGCTTCCTCCTAATTCTGAAAACCTGAGCCAACAGAGTTACCAAAATACTATTGAGTTCAATAGAATGAGCTATGAGAACATTGATTTTCAGAATAAGCGGTTCCCTTCTCAAATATTACCAGATTTTGTTGCAGGTAATCTTGGAACATGA